One Phoenix dactylifera cultivar Barhee BC4 chromosome 8, palm_55x_up_171113_PBpolish2nd_filt_p, whole genome shotgun sequence genomic window carries:
- the LOC103699431 gene encoding pectinesterase inhibitor 4-like: MGSDRFELRRELYGVDQEALEHTIYFGSANLTVNRVRGLSIRVSARARAAAGPDAALLLDCADALVDAVDQARKSAAEVTGLNANGSNVAAWAGNVQLCMHAVVVDEDRCSDDFDGVRPGPVKDDISRRFRQVKRFAMNAFFLVNHAVPAIP; the protein is encoded by the coding sequence CTCCGACCGCTTCGAGCTCCGGCGAGAACTATATGGAGTTGATCAGGAAGCACTCGAACACACCATCTATTTTGGTTCCGCCAATCTCACCGTCAACCGCGTCCGCGGACTCTCCATCCGAGTCTCGGCCCGTGCTCGCGCGGCGGCCGGACCCGACGCTGCTCTGCTGCTTGACTGCGCGGATGCGCTGGTGGATGCTGTCGACCAAGCAAGGAAATCGGCGGCGGAGGTGACGGGTCTCAACGCAAACGGGTCGAATGTGGCAGCTTGGGCGGGGAACGTGCAGTTGTGCATGCATGCAGTGGTGGTCGACGAGGACCGGTGCTCTGACGATTTCGATGGGGTCCGCCCTGGCCCTGTGAAGGACGACATCAGCCGTCGGTTTCGCCAGGTCAAACGATTCGCTATGAACGCCTTCTTCCTTGTCAACCATGCCGTCCCCGCCATCCCATAA